In one Micromonospora polyrhachis genomic region, the following are encoded:
- a CDS encoding N-acetylmuramoyl-L-alanine amidase, whose amino-acid sequence MHRPKVPLSSRILLSTVVVGAATLVPAASASATTPVPTTASATVDSRQQDYTAAASDYGVPESVLLGVSYLQSRWDTNAGTPSTAGGYGPMHLTDAAHVASLPTSGGHHDSAEDPRGDDSRRSLAREHPSVATPESAALRTLGTAATLTGAGAEALRTDARANIRGGAALLSSYQKALTGPTGSASDPAAWYGAVARYSGAETSDAAAAFADEVYATIRTGANRVTDDGHRITLAAHPSLDPIRSWLDRLGLRTPTRPDGLECPTTISCEWLPAPYQLLGDGTDPGNYGNHDKGNRPAQQKIEYILIHDAEGYFDSTTRLAQDPEWVSWHYTMRSADGHTAQHLKAKDVGWHAGNWYVNAKSVGIEHEGFAAQGTWYTEAMYRSSAKLVRYLAKKHNVPLDRQHIIGHDNVPGTVPSTVRGMHWDPGPYWDWSHYFDLLGAPIRGTGTPRTGLVTLDPDFATNRPNFYGCAKAPAPPTEPCPSRGSSSVILRSAPSPDAPLVNDIALRPDGTPNTMQISDHGARGSAGQTYAIADRQGDWTAIWYLGQKAWFHNPASAPTAKWTLGLVVTPKPGKATIPVYGRAYPEQAAYPTGVPYQTITPLQYTLSAGQRYAVGDVLPGEYYRATTFEGTSPGDWTVIRGENRYVQIQFGHRIMFVNLDDVQILPSPIGAPR is encoded by the coding sequence ATGCACCGTCCGAAAGTACCGCTGAGCAGCCGGATACTGCTCAGTACCGTGGTGGTCGGCGCGGCGACGCTCGTACCCGCCGCGTCGGCGTCCGCCACCACGCCCGTACCGACCACCGCGAGCGCAACGGTCGACTCCCGGCAACAGGACTACACCGCCGCCGCCAGCGACTACGGCGTACCGGAGAGCGTCCTGCTGGGCGTCTCCTATCTCCAGTCCCGCTGGGACACCAACGCCGGCACCCCCAGCACCGCCGGCGGCTACGGCCCGATGCACCTCACCGACGCCGCCCACGTGGCCAGCCTGCCCACCTCCGGCGGTCACCACGACTCGGCGGAGGACCCGCGTGGCGACGACTCCCGCCGGTCACTCGCCCGCGAGCACCCCAGTGTGGCCACGCCAGAGAGCGCGGCCCTACGCACCCTGGGCACCGCCGCCACGCTCACCGGGGCCGGGGCGGAGGCACTGCGTACCGACGCTCGGGCGAACATCCGGGGCGGGGCGGCGCTGCTGTCGTCGTACCAGAAGGCCCTGACCGGACCGACGGGAAGCGCGAGCGACCCGGCGGCCTGGTACGGCGCGGTGGCCCGGTACTCCGGCGCGGAGACCAGCGACGCCGCCGCGGCCTTCGCCGACGAGGTCTACGCCACCATCCGTACGGGTGCCAACCGAGTCACCGACGACGGGCACCGGATCACCCTCGCCGCGCACCCCAGCCTCGACCCGATCAGGTCCTGGCTGGACCGGCTCGGCCTGCGCACGCCGACCCGACCGGACGGGCTGGAATGCCCGACGACCATCTCCTGTGAGTGGCTGCCCGCCCCCTACCAGCTACTCGGCGACGGCACCGATCCGGGCAACTACGGCAACCACGACAAGGGCAACCGGCCGGCGCAGCAGAAGATCGAGTACATCCTGATCCACGACGCCGAGGGCTACTTCGACAGCACGACCCGGCTGGCCCAGGACCCGGAGTGGGTGAGCTGGCACTACACGATGCGCTCGGCAGACGGTCACACCGCCCAGCACCTCAAGGCCAAGGACGTCGGCTGGCACGCCGGCAACTGGTACGTCAACGCCAAGTCGGTCGGAATCGAGCACGAGGGCTTCGCCGCCCAGGGCACCTGGTACACCGAGGCGATGTACCGCAGCTCGGCCAAGCTGGTGCGCTACCTGGCCAAGAAGCACAACGTGCCGCTGGACCGGCAACACATCATCGGCCACGACAACGTGCCCGGCACCGTGCCGAGCACCGTCCGAGGGATGCACTGGGACCCGGGCCCGTACTGGGACTGGTCGCACTACTTCGACCTGCTGGGGGCACCGATCCGGGGCACCGGCACGCCGCGTACCGGACTGGTGACCCTGGACCCGGACTTCGCCACCAACCGGCCGAACTTCTACGGATGTGCCAAGGCACCCGCCCCGCCAACCGAGCCGTGCCCCTCGCGTGGCTCGTCGTCGGTGATCCTGCGCAGCGCGCCCAGCCCGGACGCGCCGCTGGTCAACGACATCGCGCTGCGGCCGGACGGCACGCCGAACACGATGCAGATCTCCGACCATGGCGCGCGGGGCTCGGCGGGCCAGACGTACGCCATCGCCGACCGGCAGGGCGACTGGACCGCGATCTGGTACCTCGGGCAGAAGGCGTGGTTCCACAACCCGGCCTCGGCCCCCACCGCCAAGTGGACACTCGGCCTGGTCGTGACCCCCAAGCCGGGCAAGGCCACCATCCCGGTGTACGGCCGGGCCTACCCGGAGCAGGCCGCCTACCCGACCGGGGTGCCGTACCAGACGATCACCCCGTTGCAGTACACGCTCTCCGCCGGGCAGCGGTACGCGGTCGGGGATGTGCTACCGGGCGAGTACTACCGGGCCACGACGTTCGAAGGGACGTCCCCCGGTGACTGGACGGTGATCCGGGGCGAGAACCGGTACGTCCAGATCCAGTTCGGTCATCGCATCATGTTCGTCAACCTCGACGACGTACAGATCCTGCCGTCGCCGATCGGTGCGCCGCGCTGA